A stretch of DNA from Cupriavidus taiwanensis:
CAAGGAACACGCCTTCATGCCGATCGTGGTGCGCGTGGTCTCCGACGCCGACTACACCAAGTGGGTCGACGGCAAGAAGAAGGAGCTGGCGGCCAAGGCCGACGATCCCAACAAGACCTGGACCCTGGACGAAGCCAAGGTGCGCGGCGAGAAGATCTACGCGGCCAACTGCGCGGTCTGCCACCAGCCCAACGGCAAGGGCGCCGGCGCGTTCCCGGCGCTGGACGGCTCCAAGATCGTGAACGGCCCGAAGGCCGGCCAGATGCACATCCTGCTCGAAGGCAAGGGCGGCATGCCGTCGTGGAAGCAGCTCTCGGACACCGAGCTGGCCACGGTCATGACCTATACGCGCAACGCCTGGAGCAACAAGACGGGTGAAGTGATCCAGCCGGGCGAATTCGTGGGTGCCCGCTTGGGCAAGTTCCCCGAAGGCGGCGGTGCGGCCGGCGGCGAAGCGCCGAAGGCCGAGGCCAAGCCGGCCGCCCAGGCTGACAAGCAGGCCAGTCTCGCGGGCAACCGCGTCGCGGGCTGACCCGCTGAAGAAAGAACAGGATTAGAGGAGCATTTGCGATGAGTACTGCTACCCCGGACGCACTCGCCCATCCGCACGATCACGCGCATGACGACCACGCGCACGATCACCCGCATGGCTGGCGCCGCTGGCTGTTCGCCACCAACCACAAGGACATCGGTACGCTGTACCTGCTGTTCTCGTTCATCATGCTGCTGTCGGGCGGCGTGCTGGCGCTGCTGATCCGCCTGGAGCTGTTCGAGCCGGGCCTGCAGTTCTTCCGCCCCGAGTTGTTCAACCAGTTCACCACCATGCATGGCCTGGTGATGGTGTTCGGCGCGATCATGCCGGCCTTCGTCGGCTTCGCCAACTGGATGATCCCGCTGCAGATCGGCGCCTCCGACATGGCGTTCGCGCGCATGAACAACTTCAGCTTCTGGCTGATGCCGCCGGCCGCGCTGCTGCTGGCCGGCTCGTTCTTCGCCCCGGGCGGCGCCACGGCCGCCGGCTGGACCCTGTACGCGCCGCTGTCGGTGCAGATGGGCCCGGGCATGGACATGGCCATCTTCGCCATGCACATCATGGGCGCGTCGTCGATCATGGGCTCGATCAACATCATCGTGACCATCCTCAACATGCGCGCCCCCGGCATGACGCTGATGAAGATGCCGATGTTCTGCTGGACCTGGCTGATCACCGCCTATCTGCTGATCGCCGTGATGCCGGTGCTGGCCGGCGCCATCACCATGGTGCTGACCGACCGCCACTTCGGTACCAGCTTCTTCTCGGCCGCCGGCGGCGGCGACCCGGTGATGTACCAGCATATCTTCTGGTTCTTCGGCCATCCCGAGGTCTACATCATGATCCTGCCGGCATTCGGGATCATCTCGCACGTGGTGCCGGCGTTCGCGCGCAAGCGCCTGTTCGGCTACAGCTCGATGGTGTACGCCACGGCTTCCATCGCCATCCTGTCGTTCATCGTGTGGGCCCACCACATGTTCACGACCGGCATGCCGGTGACCGGCCAGCTGTTCTTCATGTACGCGACCATGCTGATCGCGGTGCCGACGGCGGTGAAGATCTTCAACTGGATCGCCACCATGTGGCGCGGCTCGATGACCTTCGAGACCCCGATGCTGTTCGCGATCGGCTTTATCTTCGTGTTCACCATCGGCGGCTTCACCGGCCTGATGCCGGCGGTGGCGCCGATCGACATCCAGCTGCAGGACACCTACTTCATCGTCGCGCACTTCCACTACGTGCTGGTGGCCGGCTCGCTGTTCGCGCTGTTCGCGGGCTTCTACTACTGGGGTCCGAAGTGGAGCGGCTTCATGTACAACGAGGCTCGCGGCCAGATCCACTTCTGGGGTTCGCTGATCTTCTTCAACGTGACCTTCTTCCCGATGCACTTCCTGGGGCTGGCCGGTATGCCGCGCCGCTATGCCGACTACCCGACCCAGTTCGCCGATTTCAACGCGATCGCGTCGATCGGTGCGCTCGGCTTCGGCCTGATGCAGGTGTATTTCTTCTTCTTCGTGGTGCTGCCGTCGTACCGTGGCGGCCAGCAGGCCACGGACAAGCCCTGGGATGGCGCCGAGGGCCTGGAGTGGACCGTGCCGTCGCCGGCGCCGTTCCACACCTTTGAAGTTCCGCCGCAGGTCCGCTAAGGCGGTACCCGCGTAACCAGGCCGCGGAGGGGCGGCAGCGACCGCCCCTCCGCGCCGGCAGGTATCAAGACCGTTATGCAGTCTCCAGACAAAAGCCCGTCACGCCCGGACCACAAGGCCGCCAACCGGCGCCTTGGCCTGATCCTGTTGTCGATCGTGGTGGTTTTCTTTCTGGGGTTCTTCGCCAAGATGAAGTTCCTTGGCTGAGGCGGCAGGGTAGCGAGATGAGCATCGAGCAGCAGTCGGGCAGGGAAGCGGACAGGCGGTTCAACCGCGGCATGATGCTGCGGCTGGTCGTGATCGTTGCCGTGATGTTCGGCTTCGGCTACGCGCTGGTGCCGCTGTACAAGAAGATCTGCGAAATCACCGGCATCAACGTGATCACCACGCGCGAGCTGCATGGCGCGGTGAAGAACACGCAGGTCGACAAGAGCCGCACCATCACGGTGGAGTTCGACTCCAACGCGCGCGGGCCCTTCGCCTTCCGGCCGGTGAAGAACAGCATGGAAGTGCATCCCGGCGAGATGGCGACGATCGTCTACGAGGTGGCCAACGGGCAGCCGCGCGACATCTCGGCGCAGGCCATCCCGAGCTACGCGCCCAAGCAGGCGACCCAGTATTTCATGAAGCTGGAGTGCTTCTGCTTCAAGCAGCAGACGCTCAAGGCGAACGAGGCGCGCGAGATGCCGGTGGTATTCGTGATCGATCCCGCGCTGCCCAAGGATGTGAAGAGCATCACGCTGTCGTACACCTTCTTCGAGGTGGGCACGCCGGTGGCGCAGGCACCCGAAGGCCAGCTGGCGCCGCAGCCGGCGCCGGCCGGTAAGGGCATCTGAAGCGAGCGGCGGGCCGCAGGCCGGCCAAGCGGAGGACGGGGCGATGGATGAGATGAAGGACGCGGTCAAGCGCAAGCTGTCGTTTGCGCAGACCATGCGCGCGGTGCTGTGGTCGTTCATCGGCCTGCGCAAGGGCGCCGAGCACGAGCGCGACATGGCGCGGCTGAACCCGGTCCATGTGGTGATCGCCGGGCTGATCGCGGCGGCAGTGTTCATCGCGATCCTGGTCGTGATCGTGCGCATGGTGGTGAGCCAGGCGGCGGCGTAGCAGGGCAGGAAGGGTAGACAACAAAAGCAGTCGCAGAACAAAGCAACCGCGGCGGCGGGGCCGGCCCAGAGGAGGCGGGTGGCCTGCAGTGCCAAGGCGGGGACAACGAATACTGAATCAAAGACTCTGAGCTGGAGATAAAAGAATGAGTGCGAATCGCGCAAACGCTCCGTACTACTTCGTACCGGGCCCGTCGCGCCACCCGATCACGGCAAGCTTCGGCCTGCTGATGACGGGCGCCGGCGCCGCCGGTTGGGTAAACGGGCAGCCCTGGGCGCCGTACCTGTGCGGCTTCGGCCTGCTGTGGTTCCTGTTCGTGCTCAAGAGCTGGTTTGGCGACGCCATCAGCGAGTCCGAAGGCGGCATGTACGGCAAGAACATCGACCTGTCGTTCCGCTGGTCGATGGGCTGGTTCATCTTCTCCGAGGTGATGTTCTTCGCCGCGTTCTTCGGCGCGCTGTTCTATGCCCGCGCCATCGCCATGCCGTGGCTGGGCGACCTGAACAACAAGATCCTGTGGCCCGACTTCGCCGCGGTATGGCCCAACACCGGCCCGGCCGGCGTGGTGGAAAACTTCCGGACCATGGGCCCGTGGCCGATCCCGACCATCAACACCGCGCTGCTGCTGATGTCGGGCGTGACGCTGACCTGGGCGCACCACGCGCTGCTGGCCGGCAAGCGCAGCCAGCTGATCCAGGGGCTGGCGCTGACCATCCTGCTGGGCGCGATCTTCATGGGCTTCCAGGTGTACGAGTACATGCACGCCTACTCGGACCTGAACCTGAAGCTGAGCTCGGGCATCTACGGCTCGACCTTCTTCCTGCTGACCGGCTTCCACGGCTTCCACGTGACCATGGGCGCGATCATGCTGGCGGTGGTGCTGATCCGCGTGCTGAAGGGCCACTTCACCCCCGAGCACCACTTCGCCTTCGAAGGCGCGGCCTGGTACTGGCACTTCGTTGACGTGGTGTGGCTGTTCCTCTACGTCGTGGTGTACTGGCTGTAAATCCGGCTGCCGTACCGGCCGGCGGGCCCCGGACAGAACGGGACCGCCGGCGCCAACGCAAAAGAGAAACGCCGCAGGGGCCTGGTCAGCCTGCGGCGTTTGTCTTTTGCGGGCCCGCTTGGGGTTGCCGTGGCGCGCGGATTCAGGGCGCCATGCGGATGCCGGTGCTGTGGATCCAGCCCATCCAGCTCGAGAACAGGATGAACAGGAACAGCGCCACCGAGAAGCCCACGCGCAGCATCAGCGAGCGCATCATGTTGGGCGTCTTGCCGCGGTCGCGCATCATGAAGAACAAGGCCGAGGCCAGGCTGGCGATGATCAGGATGAAGGCGATGATGATGACAAAGCGCATGGCGGGGCAGTCTGGGGGCTGGCGCGGCGCGACGTGCGGCGCACAGGCCCATTATCGCACCGGGGCGCGCTTCGCAGCAGTGCCGCAGGGACGATGAGCTGGCGCCGCTTCGCCAGCCCGTTGCCGCTGGCCGCCGCGCTGGTCGTGATCGCGGTGACTTGTGCGCTGGGCAACTGGCAGCTCGATCGCGCGCACGAGAAGGAAGCGCGCGCCGCGCGGCTGCAGGCGCTCGCAACCCAGCCGCCGGTGGTGCTGGGCACGGCGCCGCTGTCACAAGTTGTGACCGACCGCGCGGTGCGCGCGAGCGGGCGCTTCGACGCAGCGCGCACCGTATTGCTGGATAATCGCCCCCACGGCACCGGTGGCCGCAGCGGCGACAGCCGCGCGGGCTTCCTGGTGGTGACGCCGCTGGTGATCGGCGCGGCGCCGGGTGAGACCGGTGGCGCGCGCGCGGTGCTGGTGCTGCGCGGCTGGCTGCCGCGCGATGCCCAGGACCGCACCCGGATCAAGCCGTTCCCGACACCCGCGGGCGAAGTGACCATCACCGGCACCGCACTGGCCGGCGTGCCGCGGGTCTATAGCCTGGGCCAGGAGGCGGCCGGCAGCAGGATCCGCCAGAACCTCGAGATCGCGCCATATGCCGCCGAAACCGGGCTGGACCTGCACCCGCTGGTGATCGAGCAGCGCAACGACAGCGGCGACGGCCTGGCGCGAGACTGGGCGCCTGTCGACGCCGGCGCCGAGCGCCACTATGGCTACGCCTTCCAGTGGTTTGGGCTGGCCGCGCTGACGTTGGTGCTGGTGGTCGTGCTGGGCTGGCGCCGTGCGCGCCGGCTGGCCGCGCCCTGATCGAATGAATTGACCGCCCCTGCGCCGCATACCGCCGCATGGGCTTGCCGAAGACAAAGGACAGACGTACTCCATGGCACAGCAAGACTCCGCTCCGGCCGCCGCGGCCTCGCCGCGCGACCCCCGCATCGATGCGCGCACGCGCCGTGGCCGCCTGCAGATGCTGATGCTGCTGCTGGTGTGCGCGTCGCCGGTGATCGCCTCCTACTTCACCTACTACGTGATCAAGCCGCGCGGCGGCGCCACCAACTATGGGGCGCTGGTCGACCCGCAGCGGCCGATGCCGCCGGTGCGCGTCACCGACGAGCAGGGCCAGGCCGTGCCGCTGGAGCAGTTCCGCGGCAAGTGGCTGCTGGTCAGCGCCGATCCGTCGGCCTGTGACGAGGCCTGCGCCAGGAAGCTGTTCACCATCCGCCAGATCCGCGCCGGGCAGGGGCAGGACCGCCTGCGCATCGTGCCGGTGTGGCTGGTCACCGACGATGGCAAGATCGACGAGCGCCTGGTCGCCGCGTACAACGAGCCCTACGCGGGAGTGCGCTTTTTGCGCATCGACCGCCAGGCCGCGCAGCAGTGGCTGCCGGCCGAGCCGGGCAAGCGCGCCGAGGACACGCTGTTCCTGGTCGACCCGCTGGGCAACCTGATGATGCGTTTCCCGCAGGACCCGGACCCGAAGAAGATGAGCGGCGACCTGAAGAAGCTGCTCAAGGTCTCCCGCATCGGTTGAGGGAACGGGCATGCTGCTGCAACTGGCCATCATCGGCGTCCTGATCGCACTGTTCCCGCTGTCCTACGTGATGGTGAAGGGCGACCGCAACAAGTACCGCAAGCTCGCCTGGATCACGGCGTTCCTGACGCTGGACCTGATCATGTTCGGCAGCTTCACGCGCCTGACCGACTCCGGGCTGGGCTGTCCGGACTGGCCCGGCTGCTACGGGCATTCCAATCCGCATGCGGCGATGGAGCCGATCCGCGCCGCCGAGACCGCGATGCCCAGCGGGCCGGTGACGCTGGCCAAGGCGTGGATCGAGATGATCCACCGCTACTTCGCCATGGCCGTCGGCGTGCTGATCATCA
This window harbors:
- the ctaD gene encoding cytochrome c oxidase subunit I; translation: MSTATPDALAHPHDHAHDDHAHDHPHGWRRWLFATNHKDIGTLYLLFSFIMLLSGGVLALLIRLELFEPGLQFFRPELFNQFTTMHGLVMVFGAIMPAFVGFANWMIPLQIGASDMAFARMNNFSFWLMPPAALLLAGSFFAPGGATAAGWTLYAPLSVQMGPGMDMAIFAMHIMGASSIMGSINIIVTILNMRAPGMTLMKMPMFCWTWLITAYLLIAVMPVLAGAITMVLTDRHFGTSFFSAAGGGDPVMYQHIFWFFGHPEVYIMILPAFGIISHVVPAFARKRLFGYSSMVYATASIAILSFIVWAHHMFTTGMPVTGQLFFMYATMLIAVPTAVKIFNWIATMWRGSMTFETPMLFAIGFIFVFTIGGFTGLMPAVAPIDIQLQDTYFIVAHFHYVLVAGSLFALFAGFYYWGPKWSGFMYNEARGQIHFWGSLIFFNVTFFPMHFLGLAGMPRRYADYPTQFADFNAIASIGALGFGLMQVYFFFFVVLPSYRGGQQATDKPWDGAEGLEWTVPSPAPFHTFEVPPQVR
- a CDS encoding cytochrome oxidase small assembly protein, with the translated sequence MQSPDKSPSRPDHKAANRRLGLILLSIVVVFFLGFFAKMKFLG
- a CDS encoding cytochrome c oxidase assembly protein, which translates into the protein MSIEQQSGREADRRFNRGMMLRLVVIVAVMFGFGYALVPLYKKICEITGINVITTRELHGAVKNTQVDKSRTITVEFDSNARGPFAFRPVKNSMEVHPGEMATIVYEVANGQPRDISAQAIPSYAPKQATQYFMKLECFCFKQQTLKANEAREMPVVFVIDPALPKDVKSITLSYTFFEVGTPVAQAPEGQLAPQPAPAGKGI
- a CDS encoding DUF2970 domain-containing protein; the protein is MDEMKDAVKRKLSFAQTMRAVLWSFIGLRKGAEHERDMARLNPVHVVIAGLIAAAVFIAILVVIVRMVVSQAAA
- a CDS encoding cytochrome c oxidase subunit 3; translated protein: MSANRANAPYYFVPGPSRHPITASFGLLMTGAGAAGWVNGQPWAPYLCGFGLLWFLFVLKSWFGDAISESEGGMYGKNIDLSFRWSMGWFIFSEVMFFAAFFGALFYARAIAMPWLGDLNNKILWPDFAAVWPNTGPAGVVENFRTMGPWPIPTINTALLLMSGVTLTWAHHALLAGKRSQLIQGLALTILLGAIFMGFQVYEYMHAYSDLNLKLSSGIYGSTFFLLTGFHGFHVTMGAIMLAVVLIRVLKGHFTPEHHFAFEGAAWYWHFVDVVWLFLYVVVYWL
- a CDS encoding twin transmembrane helix small protein; amino-acid sequence: MRFVIIIAFILIIASLASALFFMMRDRGKTPNMMRSLMLRVGFSVALFLFILFSSWMGWIHSTGIRMAP
- a CDS encoding SURF1 family protein; the protein is MSWRRFASPLPLAAALVVIAVTCALGNWQLDRAHEKEARAARLQALATQPPVVLGTAPLSQVVTDRAVRASGRFDAARTVLLDNRPHGTGGRSGDSRAGFLVVTPLVIGAAPGETGGARAVLVLRGWLPRDAQDRTRIKPFPTPAGEVTITGTALAGVPRVYSLGQEAAGSRIRQNLEIAPYAAETGLDLHPLVIEQRNDSGDGLARDWAPVDAGAERHYGYAFQWFGLAALTLVLVVVLGWRRARRLAAP
- a CDS encoding SCO family protein yields the protein MAQQDSAPAAAASPRDPRIDARTRRGRLQMLMLLLVCASPVIASYFTYYVIKPRGGATNYGALVDPQRPMPPVRVTDEQGQAVPLEQFRGKWLLVSADPSACDEACARKLFTIRQIRAGQGQDRLRIVPVWLVTDDGKIDERLVAAYNEPYAGVRFLRIDRQAAQQWLPAEPGKRAEDTLFLVDPLGNLMMRFPQDPDPKKMSGDLKKLLKVSRIG